One genomic region from Candidatus Hydrogenedentota bacterium encodes:
- the tuf gene encoding elongation factor Tu (EF-Tu; promotes GTP-dependent binding of aminoacyl-tRNA to the A-site of ribosomes during protein biosynthesis; when the tRNA anticodon matches the mRNA codon, GTP hydrolysis results; the inactive EF-Tu-GDP leaves the ribosome and release of GDP is promoted by elongation factor Ts; many prokaryotes have two copies of the gene encoding EF-Tu) — GDNIRITAELITPIAMNENLRFAVREGGRTVGAGVVTKIIE; from the coding sequence CGGGCGACAACATTCGCATCACGGCGGAACTGATTACGCCGATCGCCATGAACGAGAACCTGCGCTTCGCGGTACGCGAAGGCGGCCGTACGGTCGGCGCGGGCGTCGTCACGAAAATCATCGAATAA
- the rpsJ gene encoding 30S ribosomal protein S10: MADSQKIRIKLRAYDHRLLDASTQEIVAAAQRTGASINGPIPLPTAMSKYTVNRSPHIDKKSREQFEVRTHKRLLDIVNPTAQTVDALMRLDLPAGVDVEIKQ; the protein is encoded by the coding sequence ATGGCGGACAGCCAGAAGATTCGAATCAAGCTGAGAGCTTACGATCACCGTTTGCTCGATGCTTCAACGCAAGAGATCGTAGCGGCCGCGCAACGAACCGGGGCCAGTATCAATGGGCCAATTCCTCTGCCGACCGCGATGTCGAAATACACCGTGAATCGGTCGCCGCACATCGATAAGAAATCGCGCGAGCAGTTTGAAGTGCGTACGCACAAGAGGTTGCTCGATATTGTGAACCCGACCGCGCAGACGGTCGACGCGCTCATGCGCCTCGACTTGCCGGCTGGGGTGGACGTGGAGATTAAGCAGTAG